The segment CCGGCAAAGGGACATTCTAAAAAAAGCCTTGGCCATTGTCTCGGATGGGAACCTGCCCGGCGCTTCCAACTCATGAATACTCTCAAAGCCGATTATCAGGTCGAGGAACTGGCCCACGCATTGGAAGTCACCAGCAGCGGGTTTTACGCGCACCAGCACAAGCCCGAGGGGGCGCGTCGCCAACAGGATCAAAAGCTCCTAAAACGAATCCAGCCGATCTTCAAGGAAAGCAGAAGCACCTACGGCAGCCCGCGCATTCATGCTGCCTTGAAACGACAGGGCGAGCCTTGCAGCAAAAACCGCGTGGCCCGCCTCATGCGTCAAAACCACCTGCGGGCACGGCAGAAACGACGTTTTGTCCCGCGCACCACCCAGAGCGATCATGATCTTCCCATCGCGCCCAACTGGCTGGCCAAAGTCCCGACGCCGGACCGGCCCAATCGGGTCTGGGTGGTGGATATCACTTACATCGCCACTGCCGAAGGCTGGACTTATCTGGCGGTCGTCCTGGATGCCTGTTCGCGCAAGGTCGTCGGTTGGTCCATGGCCAGCTCCCTGGAAACCTTTTTGGTGACAGAAGCCCTGGCCCGCGCGCAAAAAGAGCGACTTCCACAGCCCGGGCTCCTGCACCATTCCGATCGCGGAGTACAATATGCCAGCAGCGCCTACCGCGCGCTACTGGCCGATTATCAAATCACCCCCAGCATGAGCCGGGCGGCCAATCCCTACGACA is part of the Pedosphaera parvula Ellin514 genome and harbors:
- a CDS encoding IS3 family transposase, with protein sequence MNTLKADYQVEELAHALEVTSSGFYAHQHKPEGARRQQDQKLLKRIQPIFKESRSTYGSPRIHAALKRQGEPCSKNRVARLMRQNHLRARQKRRFVPRTTQSDHDLPIAPNWLAKVPTPDRPNRVWVVDITYIATAEGWTYLAVVLDACSRKVVGWSMASSLETFLVTEALARAQKERLPQPGLLHHSDRGVQYASSAYRALLADYQITPSMSRAANPYDNALAESFMATLKTECFDKPPNTHGEAKLMIFDYLETFYNSKRLHSALGYQSPVEFENQFS